From Lolium perenne isolate Kyuss_39 chromosome 5, Kyuss_2.0, whole genome shotgun sequence, a single genomic window includes:
- the LOC127303909 gene encoding uncharacterized protein: MEATTSLLHDWSSLPVKVLVRILDHLRWSSHPSFGIVCRQWQSARARVPFYPAWISPLLLNTTSDGTTNVRYYSPYYHKNFETACTLNIPSARIIGATAQHLTLCREHLILDAQLLFGDVLELPKHDRPTFDSVVYDGVRTMFGVHSRYGWLKIGHSIRNNEIDVWGEWSYTSSDCDGPCSWASQDCSNPVLHDGFLYLLNRDGALAVYDERKHDKGLNILEKPGSFTFEHDDSYLVKSDHGELMAVLIGRRGTPVNIVKLNEHTMEWEKIQDLEGRTLFTGTLTTTMKKTNIKWMQNKVFHPRLYDWPDTVHVDLVQREGEVAFVPKSGRADTLEKQNNYGTNIWSYKLGQSQEPREFWGIQM, encoded by the exons ATGGAGGCGACGACATCGCTGTTACATGACTGGTCATCTCTCCCGGTGAAGGTACTGGTCCGGATCCTAGATCATCTGCGGTGGTCGAGCCACCCGAGCTTTGGAATTGTGTGCCGGCAATGGCAATCTGCCCGTGCCCGGGTGCCCTTCTACCCGGCGTGGATCTCCCCTCTGCTCCTCAACACCACCAGCGACGGAACCACCAACGTGCGGTACTACAGCCCCTACTATCACAAGAACTTCGAGACCGCCTGCACGCTTAATATTCCTAGCGCTAGGATCATCGGCGCCACCGCGCAACATCTGACGCTCTGCCGGGAGCACTTAATCCTAGACGCCCAACTTCTCTTCGGCGACGTCCTCGAACTACCAAAGCACGACCGACCCACGTTCGACTCCGTCGTCTACGACGGTGTCCGCACCATGTTCGGCGTCCACTCGCGGTATGGCTGGCTCAAAATCGGCCATTCCATCCGAAACAACGAAATCGACGTGTGGGGGGAGTGGAGCTACACGAGCTCTGATTGCGATGGACCATGCTCTTGGGCATCGCAGGACTGCAGTAACCCGGTTCTCCATGACGGCTTCCTCTACCTGCTGAATAGGGACGGCGCATTAGCAGTGTACGACGAGAGAAAACACGATAAAGGATTAAACATTCTCGAGAAGCCTGGAAGTTTTACATTCGAGCACGATGATAGCTACTTGGTCAAATCCGACCATGGCGAGCTGATGGCCGTCCTTATCGGACGTCGTGGGACACCAGTCAACATTGTCAAACTGAACGAGCACACCATGGAGTGGGAGAAGATACAAGACCTAGAGGGGAGGACATTGTTTACCGGCACAttgacgacgacgatgaagaagactAACATCAAGTGGATGCAGAACAAGGTTTTCCATCCGAGATTGTACGATTGG cctgacACCGTCCATGTTGACCTTGTTCAGCGTGAAGGTGAAGTTGCCTTTGTTCCAAAGTCAGGACGTGCAGATACCTTGGAGAAACAAAACAATTATGGAACAAACATATGGTCTTACAAATTGGGACAAAGTCAAGAGCCAAGGGAGTTTTGGGGAATTCAgatgtag